One segment of Pirellulales bacterium DNA contains the following:
- a CDS encoding B12-binding domain-containing radical SAM protein — translation MRILLVNPAQEETFFGFSEVVQETGVSGYMPNLALPTLAALTPSDIELTLVDEQVEDVPREGHWDLVGITGYISQSRRMFEIADDFRKRGLLVAIGGPYATLSSATVRPHCDILFTGEAEETWPQFLDDFRRGAWQTQYAASAAAELEQSPLPKIEALKPDAYWVGVVQTSRGCPFSCEFCDVIVYLGRKQRHKSPQRVVTELERLYAAGYRSVFLSDDNFTAARKRAADIMQAVGNWNRRQPERTYFATQLSIDVVRDEQLLELCSWAGLKQAFVGLETPTADALREVKKNQNVRQNMVADVQTLHKNGIMVNGGIITGFDSDTPATFRVLYDFVQAAGFPMVNVNMLHAPEGTPLERRMRDEGRLRGDYAELGSFSTNVVPKQMSLEQLRRGTQWLLNKLYAPQPLLERIASLAEHLPVEREMVVTGARSAAIWQRLLDSYEALGEEYALVPRRAVRHFRGKDTSALMTALIFGRQAIGVMQRRKIYDLGLGQLEEPDFEALAVVPS, via the coding sequence GTGCGCATCTTGCTCGTCAACCCGGCCCAAGAAGAAACTTTCTTCGGGTTCTCCGAAGTCGTTCAGGAGACGGGCGTTTCCGGCTATATGCCGAATCTGGCGCTGCCGACCTTGGCGGCGCTGACACCAAGCGACATCGAATTGACGCTCGTCGACGAGCAAGTCGAAGACGTCCCGCGCGAAGGCCACTGGGACCTGGTCGGGATCACCGGCTACATCTCGCAAAGCCGGCGGATGTTCGAGATTGCCGACGATTTCCGGAAGCGCGGCTTGCTGGTGGCCATCGGCGGTCCCTATGCGACGCTCTCCAGCGCAACCGTGCGGCCGCATTGCGACATCTTGTTCACCGGTGAGGCTGAAGAAACCTGGCCGCAGTTTCTCGACGACTTTCGCCGCGGCGCCTGGCAGACGCAATACGCCGCGTCGGCGGCCGCCGAACTGGAACAGTCGCCGCTACCGAAGATCGAGGCCCTCAAGCCAGACGCATACTGGGTGGGGGTCGTCCAGACGAGCCGCGGTTGTCCGTTCAGTTGCGAGTTTTGCGATGTGATCGTCTACCTCGGACGGAAACAACGGCACAAATCGCCCCAACGCGTCGTGACCGAGCTCGAACGCTTGTACGCGGCCGGATATCGCAGTGTGTTTCTGTCGGACGATAATTTCACCGCCGCGCGCAAGCGGGCGGCCGACATCATGCAGGCCGTCGGGAACTGGAACCGCCGCCAGCCCGAGCGGACCTATTTCGCGACCCAGTTGTCGATCGACGTGGTGCGCGACGAGCAATTGCTCGAACTGTGCTCGTGGGCTGGGTTGAAGCAGGCCTTCGTAGGGTTGGAAACGCCGACGGCCGACGCCTTGCGCGAGGTGAAAAAGAACCAAAACGTCCGCCAGAACATGGTTGCCGACGTGCAGACGCTGCACAAAAACGGCATCATGGTCAACGGCGGCATCATCACCGGATTCGACAGCGACACGCCGGCTACGTTTCGTGTGTTGTACGATTTCGTGCAGGCCGCCGGGTTCCCGATGGTTAACGTCAACATGCTGCACGCTCCCGAGGGCACCCCGCTGGAACGAAGGATGCGCGACGAGGGCCGGTTGCGCGGGGACTACGCCGAATTGGGGTCGTTCTCGACGAATGTCGTCCCCAAGCAGATGAGCCTCGAGCAGCTCCGCCGCGGGACGCAATGGCTGCTGAACAAGCTCTATGCGCCGCAGCCCTTGCTCGAGCGCATCGCGAGCCTGGCCGAGCACCTGCCGGTCGAGCGGGAAATGGTCGTGACGGGAGCCCGTTCGGCTGCGATCTGGCAGCGGCTGCTCGATTCGTACGAGGCCCTCGGCGAGGAATATGCCCTCGTGCCGCGGCGCGCCGTGCGCCACTTCCGCGGCAAGGATACGAGCGCCTTGATGACCGCGCTGATCTTCGGCCGCCAGGCGATAGGCGTCATGCAGCGGCGGAAGATTTACGACCTGGGCCTCGGCCAACTGGAAGAGCCCGATTTCGAAGCGCTGGCGGTTGTCCCGTCGTAA
- a CDS encoding acyl carrier protein: MSREQIPGTTNGAASRKERSAEELRAWLVDQLAALLAVDAAAVDVDKPFTDYGLSSAEAVILAGDLGKWIGRSLPPTLAWDFPTIADLAEHIACMAPTNGSPPPGAA, translated from the coding sequence ATGAGCCGCGAGCAGATTCCAGGTACGACGAACGGGGCAGCGTCCCGGAAGGAGCGCAGCGCCGAGGAATTGCGCGCCTGGCTCGTCGATCAACTTGCGGCCCTGTTGGCCGTCGACGCCGCGGCGGTCGACGTCGACAAGCCGTTTACGGATTACGGATTGAGCTCGGCCGAAGCGGTGATCCTGGCCGGCGACTTGGGCAAATGGATCGGCCGCTCGCTGCCGCCGACCCTGGCCTGGGACTTTCCGACGATCGCCGATTTGGCCGAGCACATCGCCTGCATGGCGCCAACGAACGGATCTCCCCCGCCCGGCGCGGCTTAG
- a CDS encoding vanadium-dependent haloperoxidase codes for MKSVRCLLVLAMLCGAASARAQSVARQWDELLLDAIRHDTPRPTVHARNLFHTSAAMYDAWAAFDTTATGYLTHDHYAAPDIEAARQEAISFAAYRLLSERFAASPGAATILPSFDAEMDTLGYDRTFTSTVGNSPAAIGNRIAQQFIQYGLTDGSNEAGNYADTSGYTPVNPPLVVSSPGTTMNDPNRWQPLTIGPTTQKALTPHWGDVQGFGLPAAPPGGVHIDAGSPPQLGGAGDALFKQSALELIRYSSWLDPADPTTIDISPGAMFNNTLGTNDGTGHAFNPATGLPYGSNVVNRGDYGRVLAEFWADGPKSETPPGHWNTIFNDVSDNPLLSKQIGGTGPVVSDLEWDVKGYFALNGAVHNAAIVAWDNKFYDDYTRPISMIRYMGGLGQSTDAGDPSYNPNGLPLEPGLVEIITAASTAPGQRHEALAGHEGEIAIRAWLGHPAVPTDTGGVGWMLATEWLPYQLANFVTPAFPGYTSGHSTFSRASAEVLAAYTGSEFFPGGIGEFSFPANTYLKFEGGPSADLTLQWATYFDASDQAGLSRLFGGIHVAADDFDGRITGSLIGQNAYALAENYFVGVPEPSTWVLTLTGLLALAGSRLRARRRRVVA; via the coding sequence ATGAAATCTGTCCGCTGTCTGTTGGTCTTGGCGATGTTGTGCGGTGCAGCGAGCGCCCGCGCTCAATCGGTGGCGCGGCAATGGGACGAACTGTTGCTCGATGCAATTCGCCACGATACGCCACGCCCGACGGTGCATGCCCGCAACTTGTTTCACACCTCGGCCGCGATGTACGACGCCTGGGCCGCATTCGATACGACGGCGACCGGCTACCTGACGCACGACCACTACGCGGCGCCCGATATCGAAGCCGCGCGGCAAGAAGCCATCAGCTTTGCCGCGTACCGGCTGCTTTCCGAGCGGTTTGCCGCTTCGCCCGGCGCAGCGACGATCTTGCCGTCGTTCGATGCCGAAATGGATACCCTGGGCTATGACCGCACCTTCACTTCGACGGTCGGCAACTCGCCCGCCGCGATCGGCAATCGCATCGCGCAGCAGTTTATCCAATATGGTTTGACCGACGGTTCGAACGAGGCGGGCAACTACGCCGACACGAGCGGCTACACTCCCGTCAATCCGCCGCTGGTCGTCAGCTCGCCCGGCACGACGATGAACGACCCGAACCGCTGGCAGCCGCTAACGATCGGGCCCACCACGCAAAAGGCGCTGACACCTCACTGGGGCGACGTGCAGGGCTTCGGCCTGCCTGCGGCCCCGCCCGGCGGAGTGCACATCGACGCGGGCAGCCCGCCACAACTGGGCGGCGCCGGCGATGCCCTATTCAAGCAGTCGGCACTCGAATTGATCCGTTACAGCAGTTGGCTCGATCCGGCCGATCCGACGACGATCGACATCTCGCCCGGTGCCATGTTCAACAACACCCTGGGCACGAACGACGGCACCGGCCACGCGTTCAACCCGGCGACCGGCCTGCCCTACGGCTCGAACGTGGTGAATCGCGGTGACTATGGCCGTGTGTTGGCCGAATTCTGGGCCGACGGCCCGAAATCGGAGACTCCGCCTGGTCATTGGAACACGATCTTCAACGACGTCTCCGACAACCCGCTGTTGTCGAAGCAGATCGGCGGAACTGGACCCGTTGTGAGCGACCTGGAATGGGACGTGAAAGGCTACTTTGCGCTCAACGGCGCCGTGCACAACGCGGCCATCGTGGCCTGGGACAACAAATTCTACGACGACTACACGCGGCCGATCTCGATGATTCGCTACATGGGCGGCCTCGGCCAGTCGACTGATGCGGGCGATCCCTCGTACAACCCCAACGGCTTGCCGCTCGAGCCCGGCCTGGTCGAAATCATTACCGCCGCATCCACGGCTCCTGGCCAAAGGCACGAGGCGCTGGCAGGCCACGAAGGTGAAATCGCGATCCGTGCCTGGCTGGGCCACCCGGCGGTTCCGACCGACACGGGCGGCGTCGGCTGGATGCTGGCCACCGAGTGGTTGCCGTATCAATTGGCGAACTTCGTCACGCCGGCGTTCCCCGGCTATACGTCGGGGCATAGCACGTTCAGCCGCGCCTCGGCCGAGGTGTTGGCCGCCTACACCGGCAGTGAATTCTTTCCAGGCGGCATCGGAGAGTTTTCGTTCCCGGCGAACACCTATCTGAAGTTCGAAGGCGGCCCCAGCGCCGACCTGACCTTGCAGTGGGCCACCTATTTCGACGCTTCCGACCAGGCCGGCCTGTCGCGATTGTTCGGCGGAATCCACGTCGCGGCCGACGATTTCGACGGCCGGATCACCGGCTCGCTCATCGGACAGAACGCCTACGCCTTGGCCGAGAACTATTTCGTCGGCGTGCCTGAGCCTTCGACCTGGGTGCTGACGCTCACCGGGCTGCTCGCCCTGGCGGGTTCCCGGCTCCGCGCGCGGCGCCGTCGAGTCGTGGCGTGA